ATTCTACGGCCTCTCCACGGATTCCGAGATTTACCCGTCTCCATGGAAAGCTGCTATGTTCTTCTTGTCTCTCTGTAAGTATTGGTAGAtataaaagtggaaaataatTGTGGACATTAATTATGTTTGGACCTTAAAAGTGATACATAACATGAGCAGGCAGGcggttacttttatttttataatactaaAGAAAATAACTTGTTTGTGCTTCAATACAATTTTGCATAACTCCTTAACAAGCTTTTTGGAGTTTTCTATTAAGTTTAAGCTTGTATTATTTCTTGATCATAATAgtgatacttaattaaaaataagtagctgaattatattttaattagaaaaatacaATCTATATAGTTGAAGTTATGTAATTTTGATTGTAAACATTATTGTTGTAATAAATTACAGGTGCAGCTATACAATTTGCAACTGTCCTTGCTGGAGTAATGGCATGCTGTGTGCAGTCCGTCTTCAAGAAGAGTGTCATATCCCTTGCTGGAGCCACACAAGCCTTAGGAGGTACAACTTTTTTagatttgtaatattttataactgtaACTCTCTTTTAATAAGATTGCTGTTCGGCCCTGTTAGGACAAAACGCaaaacaaatagaaaaaaatgagtttaaaactttttaactcAAAAAACGGACAATTTTTTAACTCTTACTTGCCTGCTTCTTCCACTAATGTCTTCAAAATATGTACATCAATTCCAGGTCTGTTTGGTGTGTTGGGTCTTCTTCTATACCCATGGGGATGGGGCTCTACTCGCATCAAGAAGATGTGTGGTGAATACTCCGAGCCCTACATACCTGGGGATTGTTCTATTGGTAAGCCCCtttattctattatatttttcatgttatgttATTTCGTACTTGTGAGTAGTCTAAGCTCTAGTAGTAGGGGATCCCTGAGTGCTATTCGTAGTTACTTGAGCGTCATGGTGACCTTGCAGGTATTTTACATTacgtaaaactgataaaaaataataacagcgttttttattttagcggtgagttatattatataaataactgCAGTCATTTTAatgttatgaaaaagaaaatattttcagaaaattataacaagattttaGATTAAGGATATTATAACAAGATTTTAGATTAAGGATATATATACAAAAACAATGATGTACGACAAAGtgcagaatttttttttaaaaggtgcaataaaaaaatcgaaaaaaataaattttctgcactttgttgtacatctttgtttttgtatttttaggagattcagaaaaaaaatataaaaaagttcagaattttttttaacaaattgttaagttatataataataataaacaatgaaattgttgataaaaaaaaaatttgtttttgtaaccATATTGAGGACGATCAATCATGATTTTTAAGAGTCAAATTTTCTCTAaacaattgaaatattaaaaaaacgattataaacaataaaatattgttattaagaaaaaaaattgtttctaaaaatcataatattttcaagagaataaaggtaagaaaaaaatttctttaaaagCATCGGAATAGTCCAttggtttataatttttttattagcaaatggcggaaaaaaattttttcttagttaatacatgtccttcattgatatgaaaacaattacgtgataataaatgaaacaaatttttttttgacaatattacttggatttctagttttttgttgaagttaaaaaattattataaacaaagtattaattttttttaaacttttatggcgtgatcttgttaagtatgtttatatcaagggctccacgaagtgaaacatttttacgaaaattatttatgattttatttaaagtacaataaggacggaagttcgaaaaaatttcgttagttaacatttgtctaatttgttgaaaaattaacttgaagttaaatttccaacggcaGCAAAtttttgaagtgttcggaatacactataagtttttgaaatttttaaattaatatttaatacctttaaaaaaataatcagtgtgacgtgctcggttttgaaaccgcgcgcgctacctaaaaatgccgcgcggaggcttacattcagcgttaaattagaattataaataatagagatagaattccgggagttgggagttttcttatgggaatttcctcctctttaagaatgttttttataaacttcttaaatgttaatagtttcggagtttttaacaaaaaacgtaataccatttttttggcaacctaatttgcttataacttatgaaatttttgtgtgctaatacacgcttccgatacatttttctagacgtcttcccgaatctaataagctatcgcacgtatttttatgacccttatctctatatttcgccattctcaacttatcgcttagactacgctatcccgtcgcacaaacaatggtcgccgtcggtctcgagttgtaataatttactattatttattcaacaaatgcacttatcaatataataagcagccgattctcagacccactgaatatgcatataaaatttggttaaaatcagtaaagccgtttgtgaatatgcatataaaatttggttaaaatcagtaaaaattgtgacacgagaattttatatataagaagattaacTGAACAAGTACAAACAGAATAAACAATATTTCAGGCTGGGCTATGTTCGTGACGGCGACGGGGGTAGCACAGGTGTTTCTGGCGAGTGCCCTGTCCAAGGTCGCTGACAAAGCAGCCAGCTCCGACAAGGTCCAGTTCCAGATGGACGAAGGGAAGCAGCTGATCTGCATCGCCTAGCGCTGTGGTACCTAGTTATTAGCGCCATTATGGCACCTAGTATTAACGCCATTATGGTACCATGTATTAGTCGTGCATGTGTAAAATGCTATCGCCATTAGGATGCCAAGATTACGATAccaagttttagcgcgactatgACATGCATTAGGTATTAGCGACATTATGGtaccaattattattagtgCCATTTGCTCACCTAGCATGACCAACATTTAATATTCTATGGTATAAAAAGTGACAGATTGACGTTGtctaagtattaataataaattataataataaatttaatctaAGTATTTTTATTCTAGCCTGTGGTCATGCTAGGTCTGCTATTGACAGAGACGCTGCTTTGTCACAAACAcattaataacgccatctatgGGTAGCATTTTTATATTTCCACGATGACTTGTTTCAgttctttttacaaaaaaattactatgctactattttttttaatggattGACCTATTCAGCTGCTCTGATCCAAAAAGCCGTAGCAAGATATGCATAacgtttataaaattagtatgtcTTTAAAGCAGTAAttagtattttgttttatactgctataaagttatttttaaaataactatcaaatatttacttctaagAAAATGTATATGAAAgctcatatatattttttctactaTGTTTTAAATAAAGCAACTATTTAGATTAAGAAGACTTCTTTATAGTTATAAAATTGTAGCATTTTAAAAGAGAAAAATGccataatatgttataaaattctTGATAATTTGAAACCACTTAACAGTGATAGTCCAGTGACAGCTAAAATTCCTGACACCTTTATTATTAAGACTGTTTTATATGAGTTACTAATATTACACTAAATCCTGATAAGTTCGGAGTAATTTGACACACGGTAAgccaagataataattattaatcaatcAAAAACTTGCCTTTTGACTCGGAGGCTGTGGATGCGATTCCAGAGTTAGAAAAAGTTTGCACTGCACTGAAGGCTGCTTACATGATTACGTTGAATAGGCATGTCGGTCCTGCGCGTGATCTCTCAATAGTCGTGTCGGctatccgtcccactgggttatggaAGTAAAAAGGAAGATTTAGTGTttttgtatactgcgcacacaatCGGGCTATTCAATGATGGTGCTTGAAATTCTATTCGTCACCAGGTGCTGTTATGTAGCCTTAGCGTCTATAgtgtcaaataggcatattatcgtgacatatgacagctatatcgtgacgtatgacagcagtttgacacaaTAGacagcggcacctggtggcaaatagaatttcaaacactCATTACTTCTGGTTTCAATGGAACAGGTCGATCCTAACTTACCGTGGTTAACATAAATTAGAATCTCTAGTACTcattagtaagtatataattataattattataattaagaaaCTCCTAATAGGTTTTACGGACCAATTGGCTTTAAACACTGTCCAGTATTATCTTAATTTGGCTCttggttgtatttttttatctggaaattattttctttccaAAAAAGTCTGACAAAAAAGAGTTGACACTGAACTAAATCTTTTAAAAGGAATCAAAATTGGATGATGGTTTTTTCAACGTTAACGTTACAACGTTGCACTTATAATACTATCGTCTTACAACATTAATATTAGATTTAATGAAGTTTTAAAACTTACTGTGCTTTATTAAGGGTTATGTTCGGCGTCTACTCATTTTTGACAAGCTTGACTTCGTCCTATATTTAAGGcgcatcgcagacgacagactatccgtgactcactttttagtccgtggaaatagaacgtatgcaattatatgcagtaacgcagacgtcCGTGCTGCGCGTCGTATGctttactgcatataattgtaTATGCGCCTGCGTCTGCGATGCGCCTAAGGATGGCAAATATTTGCGACATTTATATAATTAGTAATtgaaattgatatattatataactgaaTCAATCTGTCAAAACTGGCTAAAACCGGTTGtaggaacaaaaaaaatactctaaAATCTTTAGGAACATTTTAAGTACTAACACGATTATGAATCTAAATACCTACTATAAATAAGactgacattattatttttatagatattcccccttactaataaacgctgtataagctttgaatagttacacagtgttttgtcttcttcaatccaattaaaaatgtcacttgtgtgacaggaacaaaatactgtataactattcaaagcgtatacaatgtttattagtaagggggattatGAGTAGGCTAGTAATGTAGCACAAATTACATTTCTCGTGTCATAatcattcatattattattagtatacgatatttatttgtttataatttgaCTAACGAATGAATGCATATTGTAATCATTACATATTTTTGTTGGTCTACAATTTATAACTATTATTGTGTTGATTACATTTCTCTCTCTTtcctattagctttgtccacactgtgcctttttctgttagtcaagggcatgcgttatagcgcagtcaacagcgaacgtgaggcatgcccgcgacgcatgccctctgaccgtatcaaAAATTTCAACATGACAATATTGGTGTTGCGtttcttgacgcattcaattattgaatgcgccaatatgtgCGTATGcaaagtgtggacatagctattggggAACAGTAAAAGTAgaataatattctttttaaccgacttccaaaaaacgaggaggttatatattcggctgtggttttttttttttgtatgttcgaccactactccgccgtttctgaaccgattttcaaaatttttgttttgttatattgttAGGCGAcagtgacataataatataaggtgTGGAAAAATCGACAATTACCTAATATATCTTAGTTTTCTTTCCATTTGATGTTGTGAGTGACTACGCAAGGGACCTTACATTATACTacgattaaaaatattatgctattttataaaatatatctaatataGTCCATATTGAGTCTCGATTTGATGCATGTGtcttatgattattattactaaaataaaaatactagttTGTAAGTTTTTGATGttaatattgcatttatttttaacgtttgTAATAGAATATTAGTCAaatattattacctactatacaaaatatacaatataccttgtatttttacaaatatatttgaataataaataacttgaGTTTTTTTGTAgttcatattatgtttcttatagtaagggcctgtttcaccacttcctgataagtgacgaataggctatccaccaattaacttgacagatcaagtatggagaatctgtcaaaaaagctgtgaatagcctattcggcacttcaTCAGAAAATGGTGAAGCAGGCCCTTAGTGTAATAACTAAAATTCTAGATATTTTTTCgaccaaaatttaaaacacCATGGGTTGAAGACACCGTGAGTTCGTTCAGCGTAGATCGGAAcgcaaataataattgatgaatCTGCGGGTAGTTGAACAACTtcagtacatttttatttattcccaCACAGGCgcgttcatgggcgtaccgagggggggggggggcaggggggggcaggggggggcagccccccccccccctggatcatgttgacgtccctactaagtatattatctagtactttcatctataaaaataacgaatttttgccatttgtttgcaatacgactaaaaattattaattttttattctttataaacacctagcaaataaaaaatctgatttgcccccccctggcccagaatctgcgtaatttgccccccccctggcaccagaacctggttaatttgccccccctggcccagaacctgggtacgcccatgggcgCGTTATTATCGACCATATAACGCGCATGATGTGTGGGGGAGCCTAAATAAACTTTTAGTATTATATGTCAATGGTTGGACGTCCGTTACCTACTCACCTCAGACTACAGTCCAACCGTGACTACGGCCATTCTaaagcagccgaaacgtcgggaatGAGAAAATAGTGcatcaaaattttttgaaaacaataatataccTGGTATTTATTTCGTGCGATGTAAATCTCCTTTAATTTCTTTCAAATGCATTTCACGGTCTTATTCGCCATTAAGAAATCTAGGTTTACACGACGTGACGCGATgcgtttacaatttacatgttTCATACTTTTAGAGCCATCAGCCAACAAAGCTGAAacgatacacataatattacgaTTTATGACATAGGTATCATAGTCCCATTCGCCAAGTAGTTTTATAGCCATCtacgtagtttttattattcgtagcatctACGTTAAAACAAAGTAGGTACCTACGTACCTAATTCTAAAGacagttaaaataattaaagacctgtacaattattatgaaacaCAATAATACACTGCTACAAAGACTATTTTAGGAGTGTCCTTAATCAGAGTTTCTCAACCTTTTTTCACCGAACCTTACTTGCCTTTTCTCCCACTATAATAActcttatttatttctttgaatgtgaaataattattgtacggCTTTACTGGCAGACTCCAGCGGCTTGTGAACCAGTATAACCAGCATGAGCTGTGATTACACTGTAAATAAATTGCCTAAATCGACAGACGACAACCCGAGAGACAATTTTTGGTGCCTGAGGAGAGCCTTGAGAGGAACTTACTGCTGcaatcagagacgaatattatctGTCAACCTCTTTTTGTTTTTCTGTGTTGTCTTTGAGTGCAGCAGTAAAATAAAATGGAAAAGAACGCAGAAGGAGAAGACATCTTTGTACGGCCCCTAGCGGTCCACTAGTTGGGAAACACTGCCTTAAATGATACAGATACGACGTTTCTTGTCATAATTGTATAACAagtgtaatgactaatgaaaCAGGTAGTGAGGTAATTTATGTAAAGCAGCGCTAATAGTAGGTTAGACAAATGGAAAGgggtttgaattttttattaacaattaTAAGCGGCCATATTGTGAAGGGCATTTACCTATTATGAAGAAAATGGCGTCTTTGTCGGCTCATGCCTACCTTACCTTTGTGCATTTGTTACTAGCTAAATCTTTTTAGAATCAGAATCGTCGGTCGGAAATCGAAGCCTTAGCACTGGTTACTGAATTACTGAAgtgcacggtagtgcccccgccaagacgagccaagcgaagcgcaagggcactacatACTTTTTCTGGAAACGTTTGGTCGTATTTTTGAATCCTtgtaactttggtttggataATAGATCTGTATATTTTAGGCTTAAAGATCCCTGACAGTAAAACCCTTAATGAATTACATAATACAATCCTCTCAGTTTAACTCCGCTGAGCATTTTTCGTTTCTCTCCGCAAGTTGCAATCATTTTGATCGCCCACACAATAGTCGAATCCTTTTTGCAGCCAGCTATGTCAAActtatatacaatataatattctactacatagtaatccatactattattgtaaatgcgaaagtgtgtctgtctgtctgtctgttacctcttcacgcccaaaccgccgaaccgatttggctgaaatttggcatggagatactttgagtcccgggaaaggacatatgatacttttcatcccagaaaaatgtacggttcccgcgacataaacgagttttggcgcaacggagttgcgggcgtcatcttagtacctatataattttcgaatacacaataattatattcacAAGGTTGATTTTGTCGCTTGGCTAAAATCGAAAGTCACGCCGCCATACTGCAAAATGCCACGTCTTGACACGTTGCTGTTTTTACCATGTTTTTACTGCTGTTGATGTTACAGTAGTCGAAGAAGAACTAACTAAAATTCAAAGCTGCTTTGCATAATATGTTATCTATACCTCAACGCCTCCATATAAAACGCCAtataaaacgcctccgtggtggtatagagcgcggctcttgactcggaggtcgtgggttcgattcccgtgttggaaacatgttatttccaagtttggttaggacaatgcaggctgatcacatgattgtctgacaagtaagatgatccatgggtcggatgggcatgtaaaaagtcggtcctgcgcctgatctctcgccagtcgtgttggtcttccgtcccactgggttatcaAAGTAAAGGAatggagagtgctcttgtgtactgcgcacacacttgggcactataaaattactcctgcgtagctggccagttttcaataaaatcggccatcgtcaccggtgtgggagctattattattattattagctattATTATGCGTTCCGTTTGACGTCCGAAGTCCATTATGAGAGTACATCGTTTCCTTTTCCGATAAGTCGCTATAGATGTCGCTGCTTCCGCTACCATTTTGCGCCATCTTTACTACCTGCTTCCTGTAACTGATTTTTACCGCACAGAAACAAGCCACCATTTTCGTCATTGTTGCGTCGTTTTTCGAACCGAGCGCATGGTCgcagtttaaaatatatttattatttattatttgaatttaaattcaaaattatatttagttTGTCGCAAGTTTTTACGTAATTTAAATCGCTTTCGAGATTAAAGTAGAAAGTGAAAttcaaacaatttaaattttgcttCCGTTACCGTTACGTAACTGTGAGTGTAAAATGAGTGATAAAGACGTTAACGTAAACGCGCCTATTGAAGAGGATAGTGATAGTTCTTCGGAGTGCTCTACAGATCAAGAGGGGCCACCAAGTAAACGCCGAAGACGTACTAGTTCAGCAGAATTAGACGAAAGGTTTGATGCATTGTCACAGCAACTGGTGAGTcatttaaacaacattttaatgaCGAAATTCATGGCATCTACGGAGGCAACGCAgcaaaatacacataatatgcCGTTATCAGAAAATAATAATGCATCAATTTCCGGTGAACAGTTCTTATGCCCGCCAAAATTAGATGCGGGTAGTATTGTAAATCTGAACGTCGCCGTTAAAGATCCACCCGTACCAAAAGCAAAACAGGCTCGGgtcgataaaattaaaaatatgcaaaGATTTGAATCGCTTGATTGGAATGCAGTTAGATATACCGATATTCAGAAAAAGTACGTGGCCTTTCCCGCCTTCACAGAACTGAGAGTTAATGAAGAATTACGTCGTCTTGAGGATCCCTTTGCGCCTTTACGGTGGTTCCAAATGGAACGTAGTTTTGCAGCGTTATCTAATGCATTTTTGGCCCAAAATGAAGCCGTAAATAGCGCTTTACAAACTCTAATCGATTGGTCTGCCTCTTCGGAGGTTCAAGTTGATTCTTCTTCTATTTATAATAAGTTAAATCAATTATTCGGTAATGATTCTGATTATAAGTCGGTTTCTCATGATATATTGCAAATTATTTGCGGGAAACGAGCCGAAGTTTTAGAATTACGCCGTAGAGAtctcattaaaaaattaaaagataaatATATGAGGGAAGATCTAGGTAGAATTCCGCCTTCTTGTGAGTATATGTTTGAACCGGGTCAGTTATCCATGTACATACAAAAAATTGGTGGGGTAGATAAATTGCAAAAACATTCAAATTCTACCCGCTTCCGGCCAAAATCTCCCGAACCTTCGACCTCTTTTAGTAACGCAAAACCGTTTCGCGGCcgacaaaataacaattttagaTCAAAACAGGCCGATAACAAAGATTCGGAGCGATTTCAGTCAAATAACTCGTCCGTTAAAAAAAGTAGGGCggggaaaaaatttaaaacggacGGCAGGCGGTcgggatataaaaataaatgactgTGTTTTTTCCGGCGGCTGTCTGAGACACTTTCAAAATATTTGGAATCTTTACAATCCTCCCAAATCAATTTTACAGTTAATAACGGGTCTCAGAATACCATTCAACAAAACGCCACCACTAGTTCTTCCAACATTAGATATTTTAGCAAAATATCAAACTCCACGATCTCAGTCAATGACAACCGAAATTCAAAATTTGATTCACCTAAAAGTTTTAGAACCGGCTCCTCTGACGCCTTCATTCATATCTCCCCTATTTATAATTCCCAAGTCCAATGGAAAGAATCGTGTAATTTTCAATCTCAAGGCGTTAAATCGTTACATGCAACCGAAGCATTTCCGTCTGTTCCATCATCAACGAGTGCCCGATTTTCTGCAACGAGGGGATTGGATGGTAAAATTGGATTTAAGTCAGGCTTACTTCCACCTCCCTGTAAAGAAACAACACAGAAGATTTCTGCGAATCAGTTATCAGGGTTGTCTGCTCCAGATGACGTGCCTGCCATTTGGCCTAGCAGCAGCACCGCGGATTTTCGCCACTGTAACGAACTGGACGGCAGATATCCTCCGAAAAAAGGGTCTAAGGTTAGTGGTTTATCTAGACGATTATCTGATAGTGCATCACGACAAAGAAACACTGGCAGCACAGGTAAAGCTAGCAGTACAGTTCTTGACCAGCTTGGGTTGGTCGATCAATATGGAGAAATCTGTAACGACTCCTACGAGGATTATAGACTTCCTGGGAGTGGTATGGGACACCAAATCCAACACGAAGTCCTTGCCTACCGACAAAATACAACGTGTTCGTCAAATGTTGCGAGTACGACTCGCAGCCGGCAGGTGGAACCTAAAACAAGCACAACGCCTATTAGGCCACCTCAATTTCGCAACCTTCATCACCCACCGGGGAAGGTTGCATTGCCGGTTACTACAGCGACACAGCAACAAACTCAGGAGGTATCCAAAATTGCAAAATCAGTATCCAGAGGAGGTACGTGCAGAACTGATATGGTGGTTGACGAACATCAGTCGGAAGTCGGAAATTCATCTCCAAAGAATGTCCACGAACCACGTCATCACCGACGCGTCGGACATTCAATGGGGTGCTCAGGTAAACAACGACACGATACAAGGAAATTGGGAGCAACACCAGAGGGTGTGGCATTGCAATCTAAAGGAAATGTTTGCCGTAATAGCAGCGATATCCGCCAAAGCAATGACGCTGCAGGGTTCGACTGTAATTCTTCAGACCGACAACAAAACAGTCGTGTCATATATAAAAAACGAAGGAGGAACGCGATCACGTCAACTGCTAAATCTAACACAGCAGCTGCTGAGCTTAGTAGACCAACTCAATATCGTGCTACTCCCGCACCACCTACCCGGGCTGTTCAACACCGAAGCAGATCGCCTGTCGAGAAATCGCGCCGCTGCCGAGTGGCACCTGACAGACAGGGCAACGACCAAGCTGTTCAGTATGTGGGGAACGCCAGATCTAGACCTGTTCGCGTCACAAACAGCACACGTCGTAGCAGACTATGTATCGCTAGACTTGTCAGACTCGAACGCCTACTTTCACGACGCGTTCAGCAGATCCTGGAGTTATCGACTTGCATGGCTCTTCCCACCACCCAGCCTCATACCCAGGGTTCTAGATCATCTGAATTCCGCCTCAGGTCAGTACATTCTCATAGCACCCAGGTGGAAGAAGCCCTTTTGGAGACCCGATCTGAAAAATCGTGCACTGAAACGACCGGTGAAACTCAAAGATTTGAAGGAGTTGCTGGTGGACACGGCGACAATGTTACCGCCGGCACAAGTCAACAAGTTACACCTGGAAGCTTGGCTCATTTTGGGTGGGACGCTCTGATAGATACATGGTCTCCACAGGAAAAGCAATTATTGTCTTCATGTTGGAGACAATCAACTATAAAAAC
This genomic window from Aricia agestis chromosome 2, ilAriAges1.1, whole genome shotgun sequence contains:
- the LOC121737883 gene encoding LHFPL tetraspan subfamily member 2a protein; its protein translation is MCYVIITSRSLAWLLLSLAAFMLILTGIMTPKWLHGQPIVTNENNITGFYVPSVGIYNRCIRMRHDRNNCAPFSFYGLSTDSEIYPSPWKAAMFFLSLCAAIQFATVLAGVMACCVQSVFKKSVISLAGATQALGGLFGVLGLLLYPWGWGSTRIKKMCGEYSEPYIPGDCSIGWAMFVTATGVAQVFLASALSKVADKAASSDKVQFQMDEGKQLICIA